In a genomic window of Magnolia sinica isolate HGM2019 chromosome 16, MsV1, whole genome shotgun sequence:
- the LOC131229137 gene encoding uncharacterized protein LOC131229137 isoform X1 has translation MATGMGEVGMMKGMRRDAVYVSTVPLRAAKGPAQLFMSAAYSFNLWSDLQHYMVLIRPTSPPAQAVVFDFQPQDPENLYVALAALSGRQVPGVVRMRKLAKLPTRKCWFVGFSNENGINVAHKFNDHWQTDLKIGDHDCRHYTNGLVECLTGEQHVLERLRGSRDG, from the exons ATGGCTACTGGTATGGGAGAGGTTGGGATGATGAAAGGCATGAGAAGAGATGCAGTGTATGTGAGTACAGTGCCACTCAGGGCAGCCAAGGGACCTGCTCAGCTCTTCATGTCAGCAGCTTACTCCTTCAATCTGTGGTCGGATTTGCAGCACTACATGGTCCTCATCAGGCCCACCTCTCCCCCAGCTCAG GCAGTGGTTTTCGATTTTCAGCCTCAGGATCCTGAAAATCTCTACGTAGCACTTGCAGCGCTGTCTGGTAGACAGGTGCCAG GAGTTGTTCGAATGAGGAAGCTGGCAAAGCTGCCGACTCGCAAATGCTGGTTTGTTGGATTTTCCAATGAAAATGGCATCAATGTGGCCCATAAATTCAACGACCACTGGCAAACTGATCTGAAAATTGGTGACCACGATTGCCGCCATTACACCAATG GGTTGGTCGAGTGCCTTACCGGTGAACAACACGTCTTGGAGCGTTTAAGAGGAAGTCGAGATGGTTGA